GAAGCTTTTATCCGGCTCTTCCGGAGGCTGGAACCCGAGCTGTACCGCTTGGCAAAGTCCATTGTAAGACGCGATGAAGATATTGCGGACGCATTTCAAGAAACGACGCTGAAAGCTTATAGATCTTTGGCAACATTGCAAAAACCACAGTATTTCAAAACTTGGGTGATCCGGATCTTGATCAATGAATGCAATCAGCTGCTTCGGAATCAGGAAAAAACCGTGACCATGGCTGAAGTGCCTGAAGCGACAAGGTCCGCTGATTATTACGAAGATAGTCACAAGCTCGATCTTCATGAAGCGGTGGAGAGCTTGGACGAATCGCTTCGCATCGTGATCCATTTGTTTTATTTTCAAGATTTGCCCATCAAACAGATCTCAAGCGTGTTGGATATTTCTGAGGGAGCGGTTAGAGCACGCCTTCACAGAGCGCGCGGGATCCTAGCGGATCGGGTAAAGCATACTCGGGAGGGGAAGCTGTCTTATGAACCCAATTGATCTGAATAAAGAGCTACGGGAGGCCGGAAAACAATGGAACACCACGGTTCCGGAAATCATCCGACGCCGGCAGGATGAGGTCTATGCTTCCTTGGCTGAACTTCCCATGCAGACCGAGACCGATCAGAAACGCCGCTCCAAAAAGGTGCGCAGAATTGTAGGAGCCGTAGCCGCGGCCGCCTTCATCGGGGTAATCAGCAGCGCTTATGTATCGCCGATCATGGCCGAGTCGCTCAAGAAAATACCGGTGATCGGCAGCATTTTCAAATTGACCGACGACCTGGGACTGCAAACGGCGGAAGAACGTGGCCTGGTAGCTATGACGGACGCCAAGGTCACCCATGAAGGAGTGACGCTTAGCATCCCTGAGGTCTCATATGACGGTATTCGTTTGTCCATGGCTGTCAAACGGGAAGGTGAAGGATTTGCTGGAGACATAGTGAATGCCGATAGCATAATGGATGACAAATCAGTCAGAGGCTCCATAAACGATGTTGAAGTGCTTATCAACGGCCAGTCTATTTATGACAAATCTTACCCCGGTAAGCTGGGTTTGAGCGGCAAACCGACATCAGATCCGAATGTGGTAATGTACGAACTGTTTGATTACTCCTACTTGACCGATGGAAAAGTTCCTATCCCCGATCAGTTTCAGTTAGAGGTCAGGATCTCGCTTGATGGTATTGAAGAACCATTTGCCATGAAGATTCCGGTCCACAAGAACAACGAGCAATTAGTAATCTCTTCAGGAGAGACAAGGGAATGGGGTAGTCTCAGATTAACCCTTGAGCAGGTTAACTTTACGCCGATTACAACGGTAGTTCGAATAAATGTCGAGCAGACAGACTCAGCAAAAAGCCTCCGTAACAATATCCTGCTATACGAGGTTTCGGATGATCAAGGCCGGGTGCTCGGTGCGATAGGCGCTATGGGAACTTTCAACGATAACAGTCTCAAGCATCAGCGAGATGAGCTGCTGTTTGAACGCTTTGCAGACGCTCCAGCTTATATCACGCTAAAGCCGTTTCTACCCGAATACCAGGATCCTTCGGCGAAAAGCGGTCCATTTAAAATCGATAAGCATGGTGAGATTGTCAAAACCTACTTAAAGGACCTGGAGATCACGGTGCCTGTGGATCAGACCATTCTGAAAAAACTGTACGGCCAGCAGTGACCGCTGGAGTACATCACAAGCAATAGTAGAAAAAAATAAAACAACAATTTAAACAAGGAGATCATTATTATGAAAAAAGCATATAAAGTTCTATCTACCGCTGCACTTGCAGCCACCATGTTAGGCGGGGCTGCCTGGGGTAACGCTGAAGCAGCCGCAACCAAAACAGCAGTCACCAAAACGGCAGTTCAAAAAACGGAAAACAGCAAACAAGCTGTGATTGCTAGCGCGACTCAAGGGGAAATTACACTTAGCGCAACTAAGGCCATTCACGACGGCAACCACATTCAAATTATAATTGAACGGAGCGGAAAAGAGCTTTCCGGTGAAATAACTGGGAAATATGATCCTGAACTCGAAGACGTGATTTATGCCGAAGGCGCCATCAATAACTTGGACGTTCTAATTGACGGCAAGCCTCTCCATAGTCTTGGCAACGCCCTTGCGGACAGACCAGACTTGCGCTGGGGAACTGTGGGCAATGACGCCATCCAGATCTCGCTATCCGACGCTTCCTGGCTTGGAAAGAATATTAAGCCTCTGCCAGACAAGTTCAAGCTCACCGCTAACGTTTATCTGGAAGGAACCAAAAAACCTTTTAAATTGAACATTCCTATCCAAAAATCGGCGGAGAAACCAGTTGTGCTGCAGCCGAATGTAACCAAAACATCGGGTAAAATGACCATGACGCTCAAGAAGGCGGCACTTATGTCCACTTCTTCCCGAGTGCAGCTGATCTTAAAGGGATATGAGAAAAATCGCGAAGAGTATCAAAGCATCTCTTACGATTTTGTGGATGACCAAGGGAACAAGCTGGAGATGATAAGCGCAAGAGGCACGGACGAGAACAATAAGAATGACGACATGTATTACGACTTCATTCTGGAAAAATTGGATAAAGACGTAAAATCCATCACCTTGAAGCCTTACAAGCCTGAATTTATAGAAGGCAATTCCGGCCCATACAAACTAGACAGTGACGGCAATGTTATCAAACACTATATTGAAGATCTGGAGATGACGTTTTCCGTAAAGTAGTACCGTCATTTTAAGTTCTGCTGCTCATGCAAAAGAAGTACCCCGCAGGCTGACACAACCTGCGGGGTATTTTGATTAAGACTGTAGTCCAAAAAAGACCACAGAAGCTGAAAAAGTTTTAACTTAATGGTCTCACCTTGAGTGGTGTCAAAACCCTTGAGCCGCCTCTGCAGCTTGCCGCAATCCCTGCTCAATGATCTCCTCACTCCGGTCTCGGAATTGATTATGCCCTTCAATCACAAGGGTAGTCACATTCGTAATGCCGAATACGTTCAGGTGATTCTTAACGAAGCTTACCGCCATCTCCGACGTGTCTCCTTCCGCATATACGCCGCCTCTGGCATTCAATAAGGCCGCCTTTTTATCGGATAAGAGCCCCACCAACCCTTGCTCCGTGTACTGGAAGGTTTTGCGCGGATGGTGCATGTAGTCCAGGTACGAATGCAAAACAGCCGGGACGGTCAGGTTCCATAGCGGGAACGCAAACACCACCTTGTCTGCGGCTATGAACTGCTCCAGATGTTTGGTGACTATATCACTCATAGCCTTTTCTTCCGGTGTGAGTTCCATGCCCATAGCAGACTTAAAATTCCCGTTAATCATCACTTCATCCAGATAAGGAATATGCTCCTTATACAGATCCACTTCAATTACGGTATCCTTCGGATGGGCCACCCGATAGCTCTCCAGAAACGCGTCATATAGTCTTCCCGTTACAGACCCTTGGCGGTTATTGGCTTTGATAAATAAGGTTGTTGTCATATAAATCTCCTCCATAATGTATGATGATGTTGCATGAAATGCTTAATTTGGGCTTTCCAACACAATCCCCTTGGACTCTCTTTGACCGAACTGAACATAATAGAACAGCATGATGGCTATCAGCAGCACAGCCAAAGCTAGGTAGATATTGCTATAGAGGTTCCCCTCCGTGTAGAAGTGGGCCGGATTCCAGTGGATGCCGGACTGGATATCCAGCATCTTGCCGTACACGCCCGAGGCCATGCCTGCCGATATAAAATTCAGCATCTGCATCAGTCCCATCCCGACTCCCGCTTGTTCCTTGTGCAGGCTGAGCGAAACGGAATTGGACAATGCAATCATGACAAACGTCTGTCCCACATGTCCGAGAATCAAGAAGACCGCGATCAGAACAGGCGATATTCCAATGAAAGTAGACAGCAGCGCAAAGCATGCCAGCAATAATCCGACGGCCACAAGGAAGAGATACGTATTCCCCCTCCCATCCGCAAGCCTTCCGCCTGCTTTACCCAGCAAGGCCGACGCGATTGCTGCCGGTACCATGACAAAACCTACCCACCCCGGCGAGAGCCCCTGTACCTCCGACAGCAACAACGGGCTTAGAAAATGCAGAGAGAACCCGATGCCGCTAACGATGAACATCACGATTAATCGGAGGGTATAGTTTTTGTTCCGGAATAATCCCGGATCTACGAACGGTACGGCAGCCGTGCGAATACGCATGATAAGCAGCCCCATTGCCAGCAGCCCAAGAAGAGGCTGCCACCAGGATCCGTTCGTGACGCCGAGCAGGAGAAAGGTAACCGCCGCCGCTAACAGTCCGCCTCCCAGCCAATCGAATTGGCCGGAGGACTGAAGTTTTTCTTCCTTCAAGTATTTTCGATATAAAGGAATCGTGATTAAGATCAGCAGCGGAATAGAGAATAACCAGCGCCAATCTGCAATACTGGCTACAAGTGAAGACACGATGGGACCCAGCGCACTGCCGATGGACAATCCCACGAATGCCGTGGCCATAGCCGATCCCCTTCGCTCGGGTGCAATGTAGCGTATCGGAATTAACATCGCCGTTGCCGGAATCGCCGCGGCTCCGACGGCCTGCAGACATCTGCTGACCAGCACCATCCAGAACACTTGCGAGAACAGGCCGACCAGCGATCCGACCGCGAACAGGAGCAGTCCGATCGTAATCAGATTTCGAAGTTGAATCCGTTCCGTGAGCTTCCCATATAGGACCGTTCCGACGCCATAGATCAAGGAATATGAAGAACTGACCCAGCTGACTTGAGCCGTCGTCAGGCCGAATTCCTCCCGCATATCCGGCAGCACGAAGTTAAACATCAAGCCGCTCATCGCGGACAGACATAAGGTGAACATCACAACGCGCATTAATCTCTGTGTTTCCATCTCCTGAACCACCTCTCGTTGGGCTTCTTTCGTGAATTCGATATACAACAGTTATGACCGTCAGTACTTACTGACATTCTGTTTAAAAAAATACTAGGGGGTTAATGCCCTAGCAAAAATCCGCACGCTTTCCTCGATAAAGGCATCAAGCGTCACGGAAGAGAAGAGTTCCTCCGAGTCCAGTTCATTCATAAACGCCCCGAAGTTCATCATCATGAACGAAATGGCCCGCAGCTCCGGATCGCCTGCGATCATTTTGCCCTTCTCGGTCATCACGGTAAAATACTTCGTCAATACATCCATGTATTGCTTGGGATGTTTGCTGGTAATCTCCCGCAGGCCCGGTAAGTTATCGTTCTCCTTCACGCTGATCGTGATCAGCTTCCGATTCCGAATCATCAGCTCATGGTACGTCCGGCTGATAAGAAGTAAGTCTTCGCTTAAATCTCCTATCAGCTTCTCTTCAAACAGCTTTGTCATTTCTTCACCATAATGATAGCGCTCAAAGGCTGTTTCCAAGAGGTTCTGCTTGCTCCCGAATTTACGAAACAAGGTTTTCTCGCTTAAGCCGGCAGCCGTAGCGATTTCCAGCGTGGTTACCCCGTTGTAGCCCTTCCGAGAGATGAGGTCGATCGCGGCCAGCAGCAGCTTATCATCCGTGCTCAGGTTGTCACTATGCTCCATGAAGGCTCTCCCTCTCCCCTTAGGAATGTCAGTACTCACTGTCATTTATTGAACCCATCATATTCCACTCGGGTATGCTCTGTCAAGCATTTAACAAAAAATAGGCCAATCCTATTTCCCGAAGTAGTTTACAGGACCTACAAACTTGCTGTAGCATATTGACGCCCGAGCGCCTGCAGCCGTTCCGCAATCGCATGCTCGATATCGCGATCCAGCGGAAGGTGTTCCGAGGAATACGGTGCCAGCAGCGGATGATCACCGATCATTACCGCGTGCAGCGCATGCTGGAACATCGTAATATCGTTGGCATCGTTGCCGAAGGCAACATACTCGCCCTCCTTCACACCCAGCTGCTGAAGCCCGCTCCATTTATGTATCCCCTTAGGGCTGATATCCAGCACATTTTCCCCTCCATGCACGTGAACAACGACATCCAGTTGTCTCAGCCTCTCCTCGACTTCCGCCATATGGTCCGAGGTCAGCATCAATATTTTCACAACCGAATTCAGCTCCTGGAGCGCCACGTTCTTGGCCAGCTTGTGCGGGTCTAAATTCAGCAGAATCGGATGATCTGCAGGACCCCTATAGGCATAGTCCCATTCTCCATCGATCAAATAGCTCACGTTATACGTTGTTAACAGCTGAAGAAGGCTCGGAAGCACCTCGCTGTCAAAGCCCGCCGTGGAGATCCGCTTTCCCCCTGCCGCCACCATCGAACCGTTGCCTCCGATCATCGGGTAGTGATGAACGCGCTCATGAAGGACGGGAAGTAAGTCGCGAATCGGCCGGGCGGAAGCAAAAATAACCTCATGCCCTTGCGCCACCAGCTCCTCCAATGCCTTCAACAACTCGTCCGAAACCGGCTGCCCTTTAAAACAGATCGTTCCGTCCAGATCGAATACAAATTTCATGCCCTTGCCCTCCTGTATCTTCTCATTGCTCTTATCATAGCAGTTGATCGTATAATGAGAAGGACATTTGTCCAGGAGAGAAAGGAGCAACCCCAAGACCCATGAAACTACTTCATGACGCACCATTGATGAAAGCCAAGCTGGAACAATTTCAATTCGAGAACATGCTGGACCTGAGCAGGCCTGTGCCTTTTACATTGCAGCAATACGAGCCCGGCGAGATCATCCTGCATGAAGGCTTCGCCATGAATTCCCTTCTGTTCCTTGTGCAAGGGAAGATTAAAGTGACCTCCAGCATCGAAACCGGCAAATCGCTTCTTCTGCGCTTTGGCCATCCTTTTTCCATCATCGGGGATATTGAATTGATTCGAAGCGTTCCGGTCCAATCGCAGATTGAAGCCGTTAACGAATGCCTCTTTATCGGGCTGTCCTTTGACTATATTAAGCAACATGAAATGACAAACGCCCGCTTTACATCCACCTTGCTGGATCACCTGAGCTACAAACTCCAGACGTGCACGACCGCTTCCCGCGTCAATTTGTTGGCATCGGTCGAGAACCGGTTTGCCAGCTATCTTATGTCCACCATGTCGCCGGGATCCAGCCCTTCCTTCGGAATGGAGCTGAAGACCGACCATATCGGGGAGATCGCCAGCTTGCTTGGTACCACACACCGGCATTTGAACAGGGTCATGCATGCTTTTGTACAAAAAGGGATCCTGGAGCGAAACGGACAGACCATCCGCATTCTGGACTGGAACGCGATGGAGACGGCATCGAATGGGATCCGCTATGAGTAGATCGCCCGGCCGAAACTTTTCCCTCAAGTTCTTGTAACGAATCGGCCCTGACCCGGTCATATAGGCAAGGAGGTGAATATGTGACGGATTTGCGCCAGGTCTATCATCAGCACTTTCAAGACGTGTATCGGTTCCTGCTGTCGCTTAGCAGAGATGAGCATGTTGCGGAAGAACTCACACAGGAGACGTTTTTCAAAGCGCTGAAGCATATCGATTCGTTTCAAGGTACGTGCAAACTAAGCGTTTGGCTCTGCCAAATCGCTAAACATACATACTTCTCCTATCTTGAAAAACAAAAGCGGTATGAGCCGGCTTCGCAGGTCGAGCACAGCAGCGGTCTGGATATCGAATGGCAAACCGTCGATAAAGCAGAGGCTTTCCGAATCCACCAGATTCTGCACTTGATGGACGAGCCGTATAAAGAGGTGTTCACGCTGCGGGTGTTCGGAGAGTTGTCTTTTGGCGAAATCAGCCAGCTGTTCGAAAAAAACGAAAGCTGGGCAAGAGTCACCTTCTTTCGAGCCAAGCAAAAAATTCAAAGCCTGTACAAGGAGGAGAATCGACCGTGAGCCGAGTTTCATGTGATATTATTCAGGATTTGCTGCCCTTGTACTATGATCATGTGTGCAGCGCAGACACCAAGGCCCTGGTAGAAGAGCATTTGGCCGATTGCCCGGATTGCCGGGAAGTGCTAAGCCACATAAGCTCCCCTATGCCGCTGCCAGCCCAAACGATTGATCAAAACCGTGATGAGGGAGCCGGATTGCGGCAAGTTGCCGCCCAATGGTCGCGCACCAAGTGGATCGCGTTTACCAAAGGTTTGTTGCTCACTTGTCTAGCCGTTGGACTCCTGTTCCTGGTATATGTAGGCCTGTTCAAATGGAACATTACCAACGTACCTACCCGCGTTATGCAAGTATCCGATATTAGCCAGCTGAAGGATGGACGCATTGTCTATCATGTGAAGATGACCGACGGTTTCAACGTCAATCAGGCTAGCGGTCACTCCGATGCTAACGGAAATTTGTACATCACACCCAAGCGCCCCATTATCAAGTCCAAAAAGTTCGCGGATCTGGGACTTTCTAACATGTACTATTTCAACGATATTAAAGAGCGGAATGCCTATGAGAAGAGCTTTGGCGATGGTGTTCAAATCAAGGCCCTCTACCTGGGAACGCCCGACGACCGAATTCTGATCTGGGAACAAGGCATGGAGCTGCCTCCGGCAAGCGAGTCCGTCGAGTTGCAGTTTAAAAGTGATGAGAATGAAAACAAGAGACCGCCAGGGCAGCCATCTGGGCCCTGAAGCGGTCTCTTGACCTTTAAACCGTCGTAACGGATCTACGCAATAATCTCCACTCGATCCATGCGTAGACCAAGCCGAACGTACCGAACAGAATAACGGCGGTACTGACATGGAGTTCATATTCCTGTATGAATCGAGCATCATAGCATTCGTAGAACAGGACCCCCCCCACCCCGGCCCACATCACGGCATACAGCAGAGCATACAGGAGAAGTGAAGCTCTAACCCATCGCATGCTGCCGATTAGCCACGATAACGGAAGCACGATCACCGGATATACGAGCGATGACAGTAAGATCGGGATGATCACCAACACGAACCCCAAATTACGAAGGCCGTAATATTCCGTCGTTGCAATCTTATATCCTTCGATATACTCCATGCCTACGATCGCACCGGTAAATAGCAATATAAATACGAACCACAGCACAAAATATCTGGCAACCCGCAAGGTGTACACCGCCTTGTCCGTTTATGTCATAAACGATGCGGGCCGAAAAAAGTTCCGTGTAATTCCATTCCATATGAATCAAAGTGCTCCAGCTTACTCCGCAGGTTCACCCGCGGCTTCCCAGCGGTCGATTTCCTTGCGCACCCGAGGGGCGACTTCGGTTCCCAGCAGTTCAATGGCTCTCATGACTTCGTCGTGAGGCATTGTTCCCACGGGCACGTGAAGCATGAAGCGGGTAATGCCCACATGCTTGCGCAGATGAATGATTTTTTGGGCGACCGTCTCCGGGTCTCCGACATAGAGCGCACCTTCGAAGCTTCGAGCCGCATCGAATCTTGCGCGGTCATAGAATCCCCAGCCCCGCTCCCGTCCCAATACATTCATGCTGGCTTGGGTAGATGGGAAGAACTTGTCCGCTGCCATCTCCGTATCTTCCGCAATAAATCCATGGGAATGCGAGCCGATCGGCAGCTTTGATACATCATGTCCCGCGTGAGCGGCCGCCTCTTTATACAGCTTAACCAGCGGCGCGAACTGCAGGGGACTTCCGCCGATAATCGCCAGTACCAGCGGCAGACCGAGCAGGCCAGCGCGTACAACCGATTCCGAATTGCCTCCGCTGCCAATCCATACCGGTAGCGGATTCTGAACCGGGCGCGGATAGACGCCTAAGTTATGAATCGCAGGGCGATGCCCGCCCTGCCAGGTTACTTTTTCCGACTCGCGGATTTTGAGCAGCAGCTCCAGCTTCTCCTCGAACAGCTCATCATAATGGCTCAGATCGTAGCCGAATAACGGGAATGATTCGATGAATGAACCTCTGCCCGCCATAATCTCGGCACGCCCGTTCGAGATGGCATCCAAGGTGGCAAAATCCTGAAACACCCGCACCGGATCAGCGGAGGACAGCACCGTAACCGCACTCGTCAGCCGAATCCACTTCGTCTGGGACGCAGCCGCGGCGAGCACAACCGCAGGCGATGATGCCGCATAATCCTTACGATGATGCTCACCTACCCCATATACATCCAATCCCACCTGATCAGCCAGGACGATTTCCTCAACAACCTCACGCAGCCGCTGAGCGTGGCTTATCACTTCGCCTGTCTTTACATCCGGCCAAGTCTCTACGAACGAGCTAACCCCAATCTCCATCATAATTTCCTCCTATTATGCTTTGCCGCGAGGCAGAACCGTGGCAAAAAAGGTTATCGTTGTTTCATGCCATCGGGCAGTCAACATCGTTATCTATCATTCAATTATCTTTATATTGAACTTTTAGCTCGGGTTTTTCAAGTTACAAGTTAACTGATAACTCGAATTCAACGGATTCCATGCATAAATAATACAAGAATGGCCGGGATCCACGCGGATTCCGGCCATTCATTATACCTTTTAACATTGTAAGTGAGACTAACTTATTGTTTGGCTGCCAAGTATTCCTCTAGACGATCCCAGGTTTGCGTTACGCCCTCTTCCATCCCCATATCCAGCACGGTTTTAAGAGCCTCCGGAGAATCGTACACTGCCCGGTTGATCAGCTTGGTCTTCCCATCCTGCTCCACAAAGGTCATCGTAGAAATAGGAGCAGGCATTCCCTCTGCAATGGTACCTTCCGCATCGGAGAAATAATCGATAAGGACAATTTTCTCCGGCTCTTCGATCTCCTGGTACACCGATTTGCCCCAGGATTCCATTCCGTAGAAATCGCCCTGGTTCTTATCCAAACACTTCATGCAGTAATGCCACGAGCCGCCTGGACGGAAATCCATGTTGGATACGGTAACCTCCCATCCGCGAGGCCCCCACCATTGCTTCAGATGCTCTCCATCCGTAAATACCTTGTATACCAGTTCTCTTGGTGCATTAAATACACGTTCCAATACAAGTACTTGCCCTTCAACCCGCGTAATCATTTGGTTTGTCATTATAAATTCCTCCTCATATTAGGTGTTAATCCTGTTTCTTACCTGTTCCTTCCGATTGCAGTGTCTCCAAGTATTTATCCAAGTTGTCAAAGCGCTCGTTCCATATGCTCCGGTAATTATCAAGCCAATGGTCCAATTCCTGAAACGGCTCCGACCGCAGCTTGTAGCTCCGCCGGTTGGCCTCCGCCCTTACCTCTACCAAGCCGGCTTCCAGCAGCACCTTCAGATGCTTGGAGGCTTGTGGCTGCCGAATGTCAAGACGTTCAGCGATTTCTCCTACCGTTAAAGAACCCTTCAGCAGGAGACTCACAATACGAAAACGGTTCGGTTCGGCCAAAGCGTTAAATGTTGTTAGTTCCATCTTGTAGTGATGACGGGTACAGACCCGCTGCTATAGCGTGTACGGTGATTGTCAGTTCTCTCTGTCCACGTCACCATCATCACCTCTTTTTTTTGCTGATTTATTGGTGTGCCGTATTTCCTGATAACAATATACCACGATAGGAATATTCCTGTAAAGGAATATTTAAGTTATTTTTTGATTTTTTTTCACAACACAAAAAAAAGCAATAAACGCGGGTCTTTTACTCGACCACGTCTATTGCTTCTTGTCATTTATCCTTCCTTACTTAAAGAACACCTTGTCTATATTATATTTGGCCTTGAATTCATTAATGATATAGGTCTCATAGATCTCTCTGTGAACGGCGTCTTCAATGACGCAGACCTCGATTCTTGTAACCTCATCCCGATGCTCCTTGATCGGAGAGACGCTATCTTCGAAATGCTTCTTGATCCGCGGTCTGAGCTTTCTTGCTTTGCCAACGAACAGGAGCTCCTCCTTGCTGTTGTAGAACATGAAGATCCCGCCCCGATCTCTTGGAATCAGGTGAAAATCTGTAAATCCGTAAATGTGGCTCAACTCCGGAGCAGCCTGCTTGGTAATGGTAACGTCCACCTTGGGAATGGTTATATTGATCACGACTAACGCTCACTTCCTCAATCATATATTGATCTAAATCGTATCACTAATCTGCTAATTTGCCCATGCGGGAAATTCAAAATCACCCTTCTCTGGGCATCCGCATAGGATGGAAACTAGGTATGACTAATAACGATGGGGGTCTTTTTTATATGAGCATTCAACATTCCGGACACCAGGAACAAACCTTATATCAAGCCGAACCCAACATGACGCACAACATCAAATCGGTTCGCGATCATATTCACCATCTATGCGGGCAGCATGCGAATCAGCTGGTTCGTGTCGAAACGCTCGACGGTGATGTTTTTGAAGGAACGATCATGCATTGCGAGAAGGGAGTTCTGTACTTGAGTCTGTCCGGGTACGAAAACCAGCGCGGCTTCGGTCCCGGTTACTATAATAATGTCATTCTCCCCTTAGTTCTCTTCGAATTGCTTGTCATTACGCTGCTGTATACCTAGAATTTGGGGACTGTATCCATGCTTGCCTTAGTTTGCAGCTTCAAGAGCAATTGCCAACCTATATAAACCCGATTAAGGAGTGAACCCAATATGGCATTTATGCCGCCGCAAGGACCTCAGGGACCACAGCAAGGACCCTTATCCCCACCTCCAACCACGATCCCCCAACAACCTTTGGCCAGTGTCTTTGCCGTTGACCCGGGAGCGATCACAGGATGTTTGTTTCGCTTCACCTATATT
This Paenibacillus sp. JZ16 DNA region includes the following protein-coding sequences:
- a CDS encoding LLM class flavin-dependent oxidoreductase, which produces MEIGVSSFVETWPDVKTGEVISHAQRLREVVEEIVLADQVGLDVYGVGEHHRKDYAASSPAVVLAAAASQTKWIRLTSAVTVLSSADPVRVFQDFATLDAISNGRAEIMAGRGSFIESFPLFGYDLSHYDELFEEKLELLLKIRESEKVTWQGGHRPAIHNLGVYPRPVQNPLPVWIGSGGNSESVVRAGLLGLPLVLAIIGGSPLQFAPLVKLYKEAAAHAGHDVSKLPIGSHSHGFIAEDTEMAADKFFPSTQASMNVLGRERGWGFYDRARFDAARSFEGALYVGDPETVAQKIIHLRKHVGITRFMLHVPVGTMPHDEVMRAIELLGTEVAPRVRKEIDRWEAAGEPAE
- a CDS encoding nucleotide excision repair endonuclease translates to MINITIPKVDVTITKQAAPELSHIYGFTDFHLIPRDRGGIFMFYNSKEELLFVGKARKLRPRIKKHFEDSVSPIKEHRDEVTRIEVCVIEDAVHREIYETYIINEFKAKYNIDKVFFK
- a CDS encoding ArsR/SmtB family transcription factor; translated protein: MELTTFNALAEPNRFRIVSLLLKGSLTVGEIAERLDIRQPQASKHLKVLLEAGLVEVRAEANRRSYKLRSEPFQELDHWLDNYRSIWNERFDNLDKYLETLQSEGTGKKQD
- a CDS encoding SRPBCC domain-containing protein yields the protein MTNQMITRVEGQVLVLERVFNAPRELVYKVFTDGEHLKQWWGPRGWEVTVSNMDFRPGGSWHYCMKCLDKNQGDFYGMESWGKSVYQEIEEPEKIVLIDYFSDAEGTIAEGMPAPISTMTFVEQDGKTKLINRAVYDSPEALKTVLDMGMEEGVTQTWDRLEEYLAAKQ